The following are encoded together in the Coleofasciculus sp. FACHB-T130 genome:
- a CDS encoding inorganic phosphate transporter produces the protein MIVFVALLAFYVAWNLGANDVANSMGTSVGSKAVTLRQALVIAGVLEFTGAVLFGRSVSETLATGVVNPELFAAVPQMLLIGMVSVLIACGVWLQIATSLGLPVASSHAVVGAIAGFSWVAAGVGAIDWSLIGLISFAWVITPIISGTIAALFYSVVKRWILDQPNPLFQLREWIPWLSVTLLGVFGVIVLPSVSQPIDTWLTNRFGINLPAHDIPLLIGAISSVGLTRFIWRQLAREEAEQLVDTRVIAGANETDNREIPNSQSKILNPIERQLARFQLLSACFVAFAHGSNDVGNAIAPLAAIVYINRTGSVPITGFSIPLWILVLGGAGIVAGLAVWGKKVIATIGEGIIALQPSGGFCAELATATTILLASRLGLPVSTSHALVGAVVGIGAVKDWKSIRFQTLQSIGLAWLITLPISAGLGAIIFLVIRQIGGQFGIFHLMDSI, from the coding sequence ATGATTGTTTTTGTTGCCCTGCTAGCTTTCTACGTTGCCTGGAATCTGGGCGCAAACGACGTTGCTAACTCGATGGGAACGTCGGTGGGATCGAAGGCTGTCACCCTACGGCAGGCATTGGTGATTGCCGGAGTGTTGGAATTTACAGGTGCCGTGCTGTTTGGTCGTTCCGTATCGGAGACGCTGGCAACCGGGGTTGTCAATCCAGAACTGTTCGCTGCCGTACCTCAGATGCTACTGATTGGCATGGTTTCGGTATTGATAGCCTGTGGCGTCTGGCTGCAAATTGCCACCAGTCTGGGCTTGCCAGTCGCATCATCTCATGCGGTAGTCGGTGCGATCGCCGGTTTTAGCTGGGTGGCGGCGGGTGTCGGTGCCATTGATTGGTCATTAATTGGTCTAATCAGCTTCGCCTGGGTGATAACGCCGATCATCAGTGGCACGATTGCCGCGTTATTCTACAGCGTTGTCAAGCGTTGGATTCTCGATCAACCCAACCCACTTTTTCAACTGCGCGAATGGATCCCCTGGTTGAGCGTGACGTTGCTGGGCGTCTTTGGGGTGATTGTTCTACCCTCTGTGAGTCAACCCATCGATACCTGGCTGACAAATCGTTTCGGCATCAACCTTCCTGCCCACGATATCCCTCTGTTGATTGGCGCGATCTCATCAGTTGGCCTTACCCGGTTCATCTGGCGACAATTAGCCCGCGAGGAAGCAGAGCAGCTTGTAGACACAAGAGTTATCGCGGGAGCCAATGAGACGGACAACCGCGAAATCCCAAACTCCCAATCTAAAATTCTCAATCCCATTGAGCGCCAGCTAGCACGGTTTCAGCTATTAAGTGCCTGCTTCGTCGCCTTTGCCCACGGTTCCAATGATGTTGGCAACGCGATCGCTCCCTTAGCGGCGATCGTTTATATCAATCGCACAGGTTCCGTTCCTATCACTGGCTTTAGCATTCCCCTCTGGATTCTAGTATTGGGCGGTGCCGGTATCGTTGCCGGTCTTGCCGTCTGGGGCAAAAAAGTCATTGCGACAATTGGAGAAGGCATTATTGCCCTCCAGCCGAGCGGTGGCTTCTGCGCCGAACTCGCAACCGCTACGACCATCTTGCTTGCTTCCCGGCTCGGCTTGCCCGTCTCCACCTCCCACGCCCTTGTCGGTGCTGTGGTTGGCATTGGTGCAGTCAAAGACTGGAAATCCATCCGCTTCCAAACGCTGCAATCGATTGGACTCGCTTGGCTAATTACCCTTCCCATTAGTGCGGGTTTGGGGGCAATTATCTTTCTAGTTATCCGTCAGATAGGGGGACAATTCGGAATTTTCCACTTGATGGATTCAATTTAA
- a CDS encoding EamA family transporter: protein MGQLDNLPENHNTGNATATEALLRAMTQELENLKQNLIVQLNQDVERLQAEKSRLVDEINHLQAQRQQLPSSQSSLPQEQIDQDQQQYLVGQLTQAIAEHLQDLLMQRLSQQPGSSYHPLGGTSSANLPPSANDYNDSAYRILSSLDTTLRTTFKTLQQDISSYQSSFSQQLSRMHGLEQQGEAILETLVNRLHEQLQAESDALPLVPSESEVGGQAYSDRKQPPEANAIPFSVPAAPLPPPHQPKPSSQGQLGLLLILISTVALSVHNVVVQIIGRESQIFNLFSLGGFIKLGLGNSLLILWFRMMVVLPLMALLAIVLYPNVWRDIKKFLLDPDRRGLLTVVGSGFFLFLSQVLIYIAIPQIGPGVAVTILFMYPIITVPLAWLFFGDRPTFLRVGVMCTISLGVILAAWPKIFPAVNSGVASISGVGVGTAAASGIAFAFYLIFMQLGFQKLHPVPVSLVQFTTIFVLASISLMLPLPENLAVQVIPDKRLGLIIGGVVLGILTLAGYLLNNFGVRFLGAARASIIASSGPVLTAVLAFLIIPSAQNALQPISIFGIVLVTLGVFALSFERLLVQNKAQPAK, encoded by the coding sequence ATGGGGCAACTGGACAATCTACCGGAAAATCACAACACCGGAAATGCTACGGCAACAGAGGCTCTTTTGAGGGCGATGACGCAGGAACTTGAGAACCTGAAGCAAAATCTCATCGTCCAGTTGAATCAAGACGTTGAGCGACTCCAGGCTGAGAAATCCCGGTTGGTCGATGAGATCAATCATCTACAAGCTCAGCGTCAGCAATTACCCTCGTCCCAAAGCTCTCTGCCTCAAGAACAAATTGATCAGGATCAGCAGCAATATTTAGTTGGGCAACTCACCCAAGCGATCGCAGAACACCTGCAAGATCTGCTGATGCAACGGCTGTCCCAGCAACCAGGCAGCTCCTATCACCCGCTGGGTGGCACTAGCAGCGCCAATTTGCCGCCCTCGGCAAATGACTACAACGACAGTGCCTACCGAATCCTCTCTTCCTTGGATACAACCCTAAGAACGACTTTTAAAACACTGCAACAAGACATCAGCAGCTATCAAAGTTCGTTCTCCCAGCAGCTGTCGCGGATGCACGGCTTGGAGCAACAAGGAGAAGCAATTTTAGAAACTCTCGTCAATCGCCTGCACGAACAACTGCAAGCAGAAAGCGATGCGCTGCCATTAGTACCATCAGAGTCAGAGGTGGGAGGGCAAGCTTATAGCGATCGCAAACAGCCTCCAGAAGCGAATGCGATTCCGTTCTCGGTTCCGGCTGCCCCGTTACCACCGCCACACCAACCTAAACCAAGCTCCCAAGGTCAGTTAGGGTTATTGTTGATTTTAATTTCTACCGTGGCGCTGTCGGTTCATAACGTGGTTGTCCAAATCATTGGCAGAGAAAGTCAAATTTTTAACTTGTTTTCCTTGGGAGGATTCATCAAGCTAGGTTTGGGCAACTCGCTGTTAATTTTGTGGTTCCGGATGATGGTGGTGCTGCCTTTAATGGCTTTACTTGCCATCGTTCTCTATCCCAACGTGTGGAGGGATATTAAGAAGTTTTTATTAGATCCAGACCGGCGCGGACTTTTAACGGTAGTCGGGAGTGGCTTCTTCCTGTTTTTGTCGCAAGTGCTGATTTATATCGCCATCCCCCAAATTGGCCCAGGGGTTGCAGTGACAATTCTGTTTATGTATCCAATTATTACAGTCCCGCTGGCGTGGCTGTTTTTTGGCGATCGTCCCACCTTCCTGCGCGTTGGAGTGATGTGTACGATTTCCTTGGGTGTTATCCTCGCAGCTTGGCCTAAAATCTTCCCGGCGGTTAATAGTGGGGTGGCAAGCATTTCTGGGGTGGGAGTTGGCACCGCCGCCGCCTCAGGAATCGCCTTTGCCTTCTACCTGATTTTTATGCAGCTTGGCTTTCAAAAGCTTCACCCCGTCCCCGTCAGCTTGGTTCAGTTTACAACCATCTTTGTCCTGGCTAGCATCAGTCTGATGTTGCCATTACCAGAAAATTTGGCTGTTCAGGTTATCCCGGATAAGCGCCTGGGTTTGATTATCGGCGGCGTTGTCTTGGGGATATTAACTCTAGCGGGCTATTTGTTAAATAACTTTGGCGTTCGCTTCTTGGGTGCCGCACGAGCCTCGATTATCGCTTCTAGTGGCCCTGTGTTAACAGCAGTTTTGGCATTTTTGATTATTCCGAGCGCTCAGAATGCTTTACAGCCGATATCAATTTTCGGCATCGTACTGGTGACGCTGGGAGTGTTTGCCCTAAGTTTTGAGCGGCTGCTGGTTCAAAACAAGGCGCAACCCGCAAAATAA